The DNA window CCGTCGCCATCTGTATGCCGTACGTTCCCGAGGACCAATACCGTTGTGCGCGCCGGTCGAACAGTCGCAACCCGTTTCCGCCGCGGGTTCGTATCGCGCCCAATGACCGAAGACGATGGTCGCGACGCGCCGCCGGCCGACCGCGACGACGACGGAGGGGGACCGTCGGGACGCCGAGATAACCTCGGCGACGCCGGTCACGACGCCGCCGAGGACGACCGACCGACCGCGGAGGACGGCGAGGAGTTCGGCGAGGTTCCGACGCCGACGGACGCCGTTCCGAACGCGGTCAGCGACGTCCGCGACCGAGACGGCGCCGTCTCCGGCGACGCCGCCGAGGCCGGGAGCGACGCCGACGAGGCCGCGAGAGACGCCGAGGAATCCGCGAGCGACGCCGACGGCGGTGACTCCGTCGAGGACGCGGACGTCGACGAAGACGAAGCCGACGCGGACGACATCTCCCTCGACTCCTTCTACGACGCCCTCGAAGCGGAGGGTCGCCCGGTGGTCACCGCCCAACAGGTCGCGCGCCGCCTCGGGACGACGCAGGCCGCGGCCTCCGAGGCGTTGGACGCCCTCGCGAACGCCGGGTCCGTCCAACGGGTGAACGTCGAGACGGACCCCGTCGTCTGGTACCCGACCGAGTGGGGGAAACTCGCGACGCGCGAACGCGTCGTCCTGTTCCCCGAACGGCGCGAAATCGTCGTGGACAGTCCGACGCAGTACACCCGCGCGCGCCTCTCGCAGTTCGCCCACCTCGTGGACACCACCGGACAGCGAGAGTCCGGCACGCGCGGCTACCTCTACAAGATACGGCAGGAGGACGTCTGGCAGGCCCCGTTCGACGAACTCGGGAATCTCGTCGCGATGCTGCGGTCCGTCCTCCCCACCCGGTCGCCGCACCTCGAAGAGTGGATAGAGTCCCAGTGGAAGCGCGCCAACCAGTTCCGCCTCTACACCCACGAGGACGGCTACGTCGTCCTCGAAGGCGCCTCCGAGAGCCTCATGGGCAACGTCGCCCGGCAGAAACTCGACGAGGAGCAACTCGTCGCGCCCATCTCCGATACGGAGAGTTGGGTGCGCGACGGGGCGGAGGCGCAGATAAAGCGCGTCCTCTACGAGGCGGGCTACCCGGTGAAGGACGACCGGGAGTTAGACGCCGGCGACCCCCTCGACGTGGACCTGCGCGTCGAACTCCGCGAGTACCAACGCGACTGGGTCGAGAAGTTCTTAGAGCAGAACTCGGGCGTCCTCGTCGGTCCGTCGGGCGCGGGCAAGACCGTCACCGGAATCGGCGCTCTCGCGGAAGTGGGCGGCGAGACGCTGATTCTCGTCCCGAGTCGGGAACTCGCCGCCCAGTGGCGGGAGGAACTCCTGCGGCACACCACCCTCTCGGAGGACCAGATAGGCGAGTACCACGGCGGGCAGAAGGAGGTTCGACCGGTCACCATCGCCACCTACCAGACGGCGGGGATGGACCGCCACCGGTCGCTGTTCGACTCCCGCGCGTGGGGACTCATCGTCTACGACGAGGTGCACCACATCCCGTCGCGCATCTACCGCCGGAGCGCAGACTTGCAGGCCAAACACCGCCTCGGCCTCTCGGCGACGCCGGTCCGCGAGGACGACAAGGAGAAGGAGATTTTCACGCTCATCGGCCCGCCCATCGGCACCGACTGGTCGAAACTGTTCGAGGCGGGGTACGTGCAGGAACCGGAGGTGGAGATTCGGTACGTCCCGTGGGGCGACGACACCGCGCGCAACGAGTGGGCCAACGCCGACGGGCGCGAACGGCACAAACTCGCCGGCATGAACCCCGGCAAGGACGAGGAGGTGCGTCGCCTCCTCGAAGCGCACCCGACCGCGAAGGCCCTCGTGTTCGTCGACTGGTTGGACCAAGGCGAACGCCTCGCCGAGGAACTCGACGCGCCGTTCGTCAGCGGCGAGATGCCGCACTACCGCCGCGAACGCCTGTTCGAGGAGTTCCGCGACGGCGACTTGCGGACGCTCGTCATCTCCCGCGTCGGCGATGAGGGCATCGACCTGCCGAACGCCGAGTTGGCCGTCGTCGCGTCCGGTCTCGGCGGGTCCAGACGGCAGGGTGCCCAACGCGCCGGGCGGACGATGCGCCCCGCGGGGAGCGCCCTCGTCTACGTCCTCGCCACCCGCGGGACGAGCGAGGAGGACTTCGCGCAGCGACAGATGCGCCACCTCGCCGAGAAGGGCGTCCGCGTCCGCGAGAACGACCTGGTCTGACTTCGCCGCCCGCCCGACTTCGCTGCCCGTCCGACCTCGCCGCCCTCCGACCCCTCGCGTCGGCGTCCGCGCCGGAACCGCCCCACTCCGCGAACGAGTACCGTTAAGTCGTTCGTGGCGAATGTCAGTGCCGTATCCCCGTCGTCCCGCCGGGGGGCGACTCCACCTTCAACATGACTGACGCCGCACAGACGCTCCTCGCCGAAAGCGCGGTTCGACAGTACCGCATGTCGCTCTCGGACCGCGTTCGGGCGGGCGAGGAGACGGCCGATTCGACGGCGGCCGACTGGCGGCGGTTCGTCCGCGAGAGACACGGCGACCTCTTCTCGACCGTCGACGACGGACGCCCCGAGGCGGCGGCGCGCGAGTTGTTCGTCCAGACGCTCTCTTTCGATTTCCTCCTCTCGGAACTGCTCGCCGCCGCCGAACGGACCTTCGACGTGTCGGTGCCGACCCGCCCCGGCGACGGCGCGGCGGTGGCGTTCGACGCCGACTTCGACGCCGTCCACCGCACCGTCGCCGCCGACCTCTCTGCGACGGCGCGCGACCGGTTCCGCGAGGCCGCGGAGCGATTCGTTCGGACGGCGACGCCCGAAGACGTCTCGGCGCTCCACCGAGAGGCCGTCTCGCGCCTCGGCCGGCGGGCGTTCGGCCGGTACGACACCCCGCCGGGACTCGCCGAACTCGCCGTCGAGACGGTTCGCGAGGGCGACGAACGCGACGCGAACGCGCCCGGATTCGCCGACGCGACGGTGCTCGACCCCGGATGCGGCGCGGGGGCGTTCCTCGCCGCGGCGGCCGAACGCAAGCGGGCGGCCCTCTCGGACTCTGCCCCCGAATCCGACCCCGCCGCCGCGGCGAGGCGCATCGCCGAGACGGTCCGCGGGTTCGACCTCGACCCGGTCGCCGTCCGCGCCTCGCGCCTGTCGGTACTCCTCGCGCTCAGACCCCTCCTCGACGCCGCCGCCGAACCCCTCGATTTGGACCTCCGGATCGTCCTCGGCGACGTTCTCGACGCCACGGCCGCCGACACGCCCCTCTCGGGCGCGCGCGCAGACGTCCTCCTCGGGAACCCGCCGTGGTTGACGTGGGACTCGCTTTCGGAGCGACTGAAAGACCGGTGGCGCGACGGGCCGATGGCCGACCCGGCCCTCGACCTGTTCTGCCACGACGGCCGGAACGCCCGTCTCGGGCACGCCAACGACGACGTGTCCGTCCCCTTCGCGTGGACCTGTCTCCACCGCCTCCTGCGCGACGACGGCCGGGCGGCGTTCGTCCTCAAGCGCGACCTGTTGACCGGCCCGGCGGGGGAACTCCTCCGCCGCCGCCGCGTCGGCGACCGGTCGGTCGCGATGCGGGAAATCCACGACTTCGGGACGCTCGCGCCGTTCGGCGACGAGGTGGACGCCGGGACGGCGCTCTACCGACTCGACGTCGGCGGCGGACGCAACGGAGACTCGACGGACGACGCACCGACCGACGACGACCCGGTCGGCGACCCGACGGACCGCGATGTGACGGACCGCGATGCGACGGACCGCGACGGTTCGGCGGGCGTCCCCACGACGCGGTGGGCGAGGACCGACGCCGACGCCGAACGCCCGGCGTTCGACTCCCTCGCGTCGATGCGCCGAACGCTCGACCGCACGGAGACGACGTACCTCCCGGCGGACCCCGAGTCACCCGCGGGGCCGTGGGTCCGCGCCGACGCGGAACGCAGGGCGCTCGGTCCCGCGAACTACCGCATCCGCCACGGCGTGAAAGACGACGCCAAGGCGGTGTACGGACTCGACAGGGAGACCATCGACGCGCGGAACATCGAACCGGACCACGTCTACCCGTACCTGAAGTCGAAGCACGTCGTGAAGTACGGTTTGTTCGGGTACGACCTCCACCTCGTCCCGCAACGGCGCGCCGGTGAGGAGAACGAGTCGGCCGTCCGCGAGGAGACGCCGAACACGTACGCCTACCTCGATGACCACCGCGAACGCCTCGACGACCGCGGGTCGTCGTGGTTCGACGACGGCCCGTTCTACGGGCTGTTCGGCCTCGGTCCGTACACGTGGGCCGACTACAAGGTGGTCTGGTGCCGCCTCGGGTTCAAGCCGCACTTCGCCGTCGTCTCCACCGTCGAGGACCCGGCTCTCGGCGAGCAACCCGTCGTCCCCGGCGACCACTGCATGTTCGTCGCCACCGACGACGAGGCGGAGGCGCACTACCTCTGTGCGCTCTTGAACTCCGCGCCGTACCAACGGTGTCTCCGCGACGTCTCCTCGGGCGGGAAGTCGAGCCTGTCGAAATCGACCGTCTCGGAACTCGCCACGCCCGAGTGGGAGGCGACGCCGCACCAGACGACACTCGCGGAGGCGTCGATGCGGGCCCACGATATCGTCCCGAACCACGTCGACTGCTCGAAGCGGGCGTACAACGCGAAGACGATACCGGAACTCGACGCCGTGCAGGCCGAAATCGACCGCGAAGTCGAGCGATTTCTCGCAGACGGCGCGCCGACCGCCGATGAGTAATTCTTAAGTCGGGCGGCGGCGGTAGGTGTAACTGGACCGCCCTTAGCTCAGCCTGGTAGAGCAGCCGACTGTAGATCGGCTTGCCCCCCGTTCAAATCGGGGAGGGCGGACTTCTTCGCCTTCACGTACGCGCGAGCGAAGCGAGCGCCGTGAACGGCGAGGAGCATCCTCCGAGCCAATTTGAGCAGCGAGCGAGTGAGCGAGTGAGTTCAAATCGGGGAGGGCGGACTCGTTTTTCGCGCCGACTGCGATCGAAGGGAGCCAGCGGAGCGCCTCGATTCTCGCTCGACAAGGGTAACATCGTACCACAGACACGCATCTCCGAAAGTCACGAAAACGACCGTTTCAGGCCATCTGCCCCGAAACCATATTCCGTCGTTCTTCGAACGTCCACCGTGCGACGTATCCAGGTGCTCGTCTCGGACGACCGAGTATCGGACGTCGTCGACGTGTTGGACGACGAAAACATCGACTACGTTCGGTACCGGGCGAGGACGCCGGACGACGAAGAGCAGTGGTTGGTCGAAGTTCCGGTACCGACCGACGCCATCGGGTACATGCTGGACCGCTTCGAGGAGGCGGGCGTCCGGAGCGACCAGTACACGACCGTCGCCACCCTCGAAAGCGCGATATCGCCTCGCTCGGAGGAGTTGAAGCAGCGCTTCGCGGACGACTTCGACCCGTTGACGCAGATGGAGTTGAAGTCGAAGGCGCAGGACATGAGCCGGGACCCAACGTCGTTTCTGGCGATGATATTCCTGAGCGCCATCATCGCCGCCGGGGGGTTGCTCGTCGACTCGCCGGCCATCGTCGTCGGGTCGATGGTCATCGCCCCCATCGTCGGCCCCGTGATGACGGCGTCCGTCGGCGGGGTGACGGGGGACAGGCGGATGCTAGTCAACAGCATCTGGCTTCAGGCCGCCGGACTCTTGACCGCCGTCGTCGCCGCGGGCGGGTTCAGCTTCCTCCTGCAGTTCCTCGGATTCTTCCCGGAGACGCTCGATATCGGGTCGATAGAGCTCATCGGACTCCGCCTCTCTCCGGGGTTCGTCACGATGGTGGTCGGATTCACCGCCGGTGCCGCCGGCGCGTTCGGCATCACGACCAAAGGCCCCACCTCGCTCATCGGCGTGATGATAGCCGCCGCCCTCATCCCGGCGGCGGCGACGGTCGGCATCGCCGCCGCGTGGAGCGAGTACCGAATCGCCGTCGGGGCGTCGCTGTTGCTCCTCGCGACGATCATCCTCATCAATCTCGGTTCGTTCGTCGTCCTCGTGCAGTTCTACAGCCCCGACGAGAAGGGATGGCTCTCCTCTGCGTCCGGGCGGCGTCTCGTACTCCTCGCCACGGTGGTCGTCGTCGTCCTCGTCGTCGGCGTCGTCGGAACCGCCGCCGGCCAGCAGATTCTGTTCGAGCGGACGGTCAACGACGTGGTCGAAACGACGCTCGACCAGCCCGAGTACGGGGACTTAGAGCCGGTGTCCGTCAGAGTCGAGTACAGCGACGGGTTCCTGTTCAGTTCGCCGGAGACGGTGACCGTCACCGCGAGTCGGACGGCGAACAGGGGTGACCCGCCCTCCGTGGCGGGCGAACTCGACAGGCGAATCACCGAGGCGACCGGTAAGCAGGTCCAGGTCAGGGTTCGATTCCAGGAGTACCAACGCTCGGACGCGGGCAACTCCTCGTCGCTCTCCCCTGCCCCGCAACCGGCGTCGTTCGCCGCACCTCAAACGGCTTGACGCCTCGGCGCACCGCGAACGTGCCCCGACCGTCGAAACTTAACCGCTCGCGGGAGAGGACTCCCCCATGAGCGAACTGCCCTATCGGGCCGAAGTCGACGTTCGGTTTCAGGACTTAGACGCCGTCGGACACGTGAACAACGCCGTCTACGCCACCTACTGCGAACAGGCGCGCGTCGACTTCTTCGAGGACGTCATCGGCCTCCGGAGCACCGACCTCAACATCGTCCTCGCCTCCCTGCAACTCCAGTACCGCAAACCCATCGAGGGCACCGGCACCGTCTCCGTCGAACTCGACGTGCCGGAGGTGGGCAACTCCTCGTTCACCATGGCGTACGAACTCACCTACGAGGGCGAGGTGGTCGCCACCGGCGAGTCGGTCCAAGTCGTCGTCGACCCCGAGACGCGCGAGTCCGTCCGCGTCCCCGACTCGTGGCGCGAAGCCGTCGGTGCCGAGGCCGGTTCAGAAGACTGAGTCCCTCTCGGGGTACTTCTCCGCCGCACAGCCCGATGAGTGCCTTTTTCTCTCCCCAAGAGATAATACTGCGAGATGACCGGAAGAGCACCCCAGTCTTCTCGAACCGACGTCCCCGGCGCGGACGGAGGCGACGCCGACTCGCCGGTCGCCCGCGCGGGCGAACGCGTCCTCCGCATCGGGTCGGACCGCCCCGTCCGAATCAGCGCGGGACACAGGCTCCTCCACCACGACGGCAAGTGCAGTCGGCCGCACGGCCACAACTACGAGATTTCGGTCGAACTGGTCGGCGAACTCACCGAGGAGGGGTGGGTCGCAGACAAGGGCGACGTGACCGACGTGATAGACGAGTGGGACCACATGTTCCTGTTGGAGTCGGGCGACCCCCTCCTCGACGCGTTCGAAGAGAGCGACGACGCCGACGCCGCCGTCGTCCTCGATGCGCCCCCGACGGCGGAGGTGATGGCCGTCGTCTTAGAGGAGAAACTCGCCGACGCCCTCCCCGACACCGTCTCCGAGGTGGCGGTGGAGGTGCGCGAGACGAGCGAACTCTGCACCGGGTTCCGCTGATGCCCGTCACCTCGAACGTCGAACGACCGGACGACGCCCCCGAGGGCCCCGCCCTCCCGGTGAACGAACTGTTCGCCTCCCTGCAGGGCGAGGGGAAACTCGCGGGCGTCCCGAGCACGTTCGTCCGAACCAGCGGCTGTAACCTCCGCTGTTGGTTCTGCGACTCCTATCACACCTCGTGGGACCCGACGCACGCGTGGATGAGCGTCGAACGAATCGTCGAGGAAGTCGAGTCCCGCGACCCGAACCACGTCGTCCTCACGGGCGGGGAACCCCTGCTCCACGACGCCTCGACCGCGCTCCTCGAACGACTCGCAGAGCGGGGCTATCACCTCACCGTGGAGACGAACGGGACGTTCGCGCCCGACGCGCCCATCGACCTCGCCAGCGTCAGCCCGAAACTCTCCACCTCGACGCCCACCGCGGAGAACGCGCCGGACGGAAACCCCGAGGAGTGGGAGGACCGCCACGAGGAACGGCGAATCGACTTCGGGGCGTTGACGACCCTCCTCGAACGCCACGAGGTGCAACTGAAGTTCGTCGTCACCGGCCCCGACGACATGGACGAGATAGAATCGCTGGTCGCCGACGTGCGCGAACGCGCCGACGCCGACCTGAACGACGAGGACGTCCTCCTCATGCCCGAGGGGCGGACTCGCGAGGAACTCGACGCGACGCGGAACGTCGTCGCCGACCTCGCCGCGGAGTACGGTTACCGCTACACGCCCCGCCTGCACGTGGACCTCTGGAACGACGCCCCCGAGACGTGATTCGACCGAACGCGACTCTCAGACGACAATGACCGGACACGACGCACCCGACGAGACCGAATCGACCGACAACGGCGCCGCCCCGGACGGGAGCGACGGAAAGTCGGCCGTCGTCCTCCTCTCCGGCGGGATGGATAGCGCGACGACCGCCTACGAGGCGGCCGCGCGGGGGTACGACCTCTACGTCCTGCACACCTCCTACGGCCAGAACACCGAGACGAAGGAGTACGACTGCGCGACGACCCTCGCCGAGGAACTCGACGCCGAGGAGTTCCTCCGCGTCGAGACGGACCACCTCTCCCGCATCGGCGCGTCGAGTCTCACGGACGACTCGATGGCGGTCGAGGACGCGGACACCGAAAGCGAGGAGATTCCCACCTCGTACGTCCCGTTCCGGAACGCGAACCTGCTTTCGATGGCCGTCTCCTACGCCGAGGCCAACGACTGCGACGCCGTCTTCGTCGGCGCGCACTCCGAGGACTACGCGGGCTACCCCGACTGCCGCCCCGAGTTCTTCGAGGCGTTCGAGGCGATGGTCGAGACGGGGACGAAACCGGAGACGGACATCGCGATAGAGGTGCCGTTCGTCACCGACTCGAAGACGGACATCGTCCGCCGCGGCGTCGAACTGGACGTGCCCTTCGAATCTACGTGGTCCTGCTACCGCGCCGAGGAACCCGCCTGCGGGACCTGCGACTCCTGCGTCTACCGCGTGGAGGCGTTCCGGAACGTCGGCCGCGAGGACCCCATCCCCTACGCCGAACGACCGCCCCGCGCCGACTGAACGCCTCCCGCCGAACCGTCTCACCGCCGGCCGGCTTGCTTTCCCCGCGTCGGCGTTCGAGGGAGGTGCTCCCGTTCGCTCGCGCGAACACTTATGACGGACTACAGACATATTTAGGTACGAATGCCCCCGTCGCCCCTCCGAGTCGTCCCGTCGGCGTGGCGATTCGCGCTCGTCGGCGCGCTCGCTTCGCTACCCGTCACGGTCGTACTGAACCGGCTTCCGAACTCCGAAGCGGACGTGACGGGCGGTATCATGGTCGTCGGCGCGTTCGTCGCGGGAGTCGCGGCCGCGTCCCGTTCGACGGACGCGGACGCCGCCGGAGTACGTGCCGGTCTCCTCGCCGGGGCCGTCGCGGTGCTCACCCCGGTCGCGACGGCGGGCGGGTCCGCCGTCGGGGGGACCGCGATACCGTTTCCGCCGTCCCGCGTGGCAATCTTCGCCGCGATGAGCGCCGTCGCACTGGCCCTCTCTTCGATATTCGGATTGGTGTTCGGTCGAATCGGCGGGTGGGTGGTCACCGCCCTCGCCACTCGACGGACGGCGGATCCGTCGTAACGACGGTATAACCGACCCCCTCGACGTACGCTCCCTTCGCTGTCATCTCTAACTACCTGACGGGTGAGAATACTAGCTACCGAATTAAGATCTCACGGCAGGACAAACCGGAAATTCCTCAGGGTTGCCCCAACCCTGATTCATGTCCGTGTTGTCACGTTCCCGTATGGTACGAGTCGCAGTCGTCGGCGGCGGCCCCGCCGGCATGGGCGCAGCGCTGTACACCGCGAAGAACGACCTCGAAACCGTCGTCTTCGACACCGACGAGACGTGGATGCACAAGGCGCGCCTCTGGAACTACCCGGGCATCGAGGAAATCGGCGGCACGGAACTCGTCGAACGGATGCGCGACCAAAGCGAGCAGTTCGGCGCG is part of the Halopelagius longus genome and encodes:
- a CDS encoding DEAD/DEAH box helicase, with amino-acid sequence MTEDDGRDAPPADRDDDGGGPSGRRDNLGDAGHDAAEDDRPTAEDGEEFGEVPTPTDAVPNAVSDVRDRDGAVSGDAAEAGSDADEAARDAEESASDADGGDSVEDADVDEDEADADDISLDSFYDALEAEGRPVVTAQQVARRLGTTQAAASEALDALANAGSVQRVNVETDPVVWYPTEWGKLATRERVVLFPERREIVVDSPTQYTRARLSQFAHLVDTTGQRESGTRGYLYKIRQEDVWQAPFDELGNLVAMLRSVLPTRSPHLEEWIESQWKRANQFRLYTHEDGYVVLEGASESLMGNVARQKLDEEQLVAPISDTESWVRDGAEAQIKRVLYEAGYPVKDDRELDAGDPLDVDLRVELREYQRDWVEKFLEQNSGVLVGPSGAGKTVTGIGALAEVGGETLILVPSRELAAQWREELLRHTTLSEDQIGEYHGGQKEVRPVTIATYQTAGMDRHRSLFDSRAWGLIVYDEVHHIPSRIYRRSADLQAKHRLGLSATPVREDDKEKEIFTLIGPPIGTDWSKLFEAGYVQEPEVEIRYVPWGDDTARNEWANADGRERHKLAGMNPGKDEEVRRLLEAHPTAKALVFVDWLDQGERLAEELDAPFVSGEMPHYRRERLFEEFRDGDLRTLVISRVGDEGIDLPNAELAVVASGLGGSRRQGAQRAGRTMRPAGSALVYVLATRGTSEEDFAQRQMRHLAEKGVRVRENDLV
- a CDS encoding DNA methyltransferase family protein, with the translated sequence MTDAAQTLLAESAVRQYRMSLSDRVRAGEETADSTAADWRRFVRERHGDLFSTVDDGRPEAAARELFVQTLSFDFLLSELLAAAERTFDVSVPTRPGDGAAVAFDADFDAVHRTVAADLSATARDRFREAAERFVRTATPEDVSALHREAVSRLGRRAFGRYDTPPGLAELAVETVREGDERDANAPGFADATVLDPGCGAGAFLAAAAERKRAALSDSAPESDPAAAARRIAETVRGFDLDPVAVRASRLSVLLALRPLLDAAAEPLDLDLRIVLGDVLDATAADTPLSGARADVLLGNPPWLTWDSLSERLKDRWRDGPMADPALDLFCHDGRNARLGHANDDVSVPFAWTCLHRLLRDDGRAAFVLKRDLLTGPAGELLRRRRVGDRSVAMREIHDFGTLAPFGDEVDAGTALYRLDVGGGRNGDSTDDAPTDDDPVGDPTDRDVTDRDATDRDGSAGVPTTRWARTDADAERPAFDSLASMRRTLDRTETTYLPADPESPAGPWVRADAERRALGPANYRIRHGVKDDAKAVYGLDRETIDARNIEPDHVYPYLKSKHVVKYGLFGYDLHLVPQRRAGEENESAVREETPNTYAYLDDHRERLDDRGSSWFDDGPFYGLFGLGPYTWADYKVVWCRLGFKPHFAVVSTVEDPALGEQPVVPGDHCMFVATDDEAEAHYLCALLNSAPYQRCLRDVSSGGKSSLSKSTVSELATPEWEATPHQTTLAEASMRAHDIVPNHVDCSKRAYNAKTIPELDAVQAEIDREVERFLADGAPTADE
- a CDS encoding TIGR00341 family protein → MRRIQVLVSDDRVSDVVDVLDDENIDYVRYRARTPDDEEQWLVEVPVPTDAIGYMLDRFEEAGVRSDQYTTVATLESAISPRSEELKQRFADDFDPLTQMELKSKAQDMSRDPTSFLAMIFLSAIIAAGGLLVDSPAIVVGSMVIAPIVGPVMTASVGGVTGDRRMLVNSIWLQAAGLLTAVVAAGGFSFLLQFLGFFPETLDIGSIELIGLRLSPGFVTMVVGFTAGAAGAFGITTKGPTSLIGVMIAAALIPAAATVGIAAAWSEYRIAVGASLLLLATIILINLGSFVVLVQFYSPDEKGWLSSASGRRLVLLATVVVVVLVVGVVGTAAGQQILFERTVNDVVETTLDQPEYGDLEPVSVRVEYSDGFLFSSPETVTVTASRTANRGDPPSVAGELDRRITEATGKQVQVRVRFQEYQRSDAGNSSSLSPAPQPASFAAPQTA
- a CDS encoding acyl-CoA thioesterase, yielding MPYRAEVDVRFQDLDAVGHVNNAVYATYCEQARVDFFEDVIGLRSTDLNIVLASLQLQYRKPIEGTGTVSVELDVPEVGNSSFTMAYELTYEGEVVATGESVQVVVDPETRESVRVPDSWREAVGAEAGSED
- a CDS encoding 6-pyruvoyl trahydropterin synthase family protein; this translates as MTGRAPQSSRTDVPGADGGDADSPVARAGERVLRIGSDRPVRISAGHRLLHHDGKCSRPHGHNYEISVELVGELTEEGWVADKGDVTDVIDEWDHMFLLESGDPLLDAFEESDDADAAVVLDAPPTAEVMAVVLEEKLADALPDTVSEVAVEVRETSELCTGFR
- a CDS encoding 7-carboxy-7-deazaguanine synthase QueE, producing the protein MPVTSNVERPDDAPEGPALPVNELFASLQGEGKLAGVPSTFVRTSGCNLRCWFCDSYHTSWDPTHAWMSVERIVEEVESRDPNHVVLTGGEPLLHDASTALLERLAERGYHLTVETNGTFAPDAPIDLASVSPKLSTSTPTAENAPDGNPEEWEDRHEERRIDFGALTTLLERHEVQLKFVVTGPDDMDEIESLVADVRERADADLNDEDVLLMPEGRTREELDATRNVVADLAAEYGYRYTPRLHVDLWNDAPET
- the queC gene encoding 7-cyano-7-deazaguanine synthase QueC, which codes for MTGHDAPDETESTDNGAAPDGSDGKSAVVLLSGGMDSATTAYEAAARGYDLYVLHTSYGQNTETKEYDCATTLAEELDAEEFLRVETDHLSRIGASSLTDDSMAVEDADTESEEIPTSYVPFRNANLLSMAVSYAEANDCDAVFVGAHSEDYAGYPDCRPEFFEAFEAMVETGTKPETDIAIEVPFVTDSKTDIVRRGVELDVPFESTWSCYRAEEPACGTCDSCVYRVEAFRNVGREDPIPYAERPPRAD
- a CDS encoding DUF5518 domain-containing protein encodes the protein MPPSPLRVVPSAWRFALVGALASLPVTVVLNRLPNSEADVTGGIMVVGAFVAGVAAASRSTDADAAGVRAGLLAGAVAVLTPVATAGGSAVGGTAIPFPPSRVAIFAAMSAVALALSSIFGLVFGRIGGWVVTALATRRTADPS